The Raphanus sativus cultivar WK10039 unplaced genomic scaffold, ASM80110v3 Scaffold0996, whole genome shotgun sequence genome includes a window with the following:
- the LOC130503523 gene encoding uncharacterized protein LOC130503523 has protein sequence MASYKGKGILVEEDDDEPIQLQDQADEHLINEYSSSLIGKILNPKKHNVERLIVDMPRQWGMSEKITAYDLGNGRFLFNFDNEEDLKSVLEQDNESDDLLDAEMEEPVIGNELMLMEDDDLLGEELGPNEVSGQGCEG, from the exons ATGGCTTCATACAAGGGCAAAGGTATTCTTGTtgaagaggatgatgatgaaccTATCCAACTACAAGATCAAGCCGATGAACACCTGATCAACGAGTACAGTTCGTCTCTTATTGGCAAgattctaaacccaaaaaaacaTAACGTGGAGAGGCTAATTGTTGATATGCCGAGGCAATGGGGGATGTCTGAGAAAATTACAGCTTACGACCTGGGGAATGGACGCTTCCTGTTCAACTTTGATAACGAGGAGGATCTTAAGTCTGTCCTCGAACAAG ATAATGAAAGTGATGATCTATTAGATGCGGAGATGGAGGAGCCAGTCATTGGAAACGAGTTGATGTTAATGGAGGATGATGACCTGTTGGGTGAGGAGTTGGGGCCGAATGAAGTCAGTGGACAAGgatgtgaggggtaa